A region from the Arachis ipaensis cultivar K30076 chromosome B01, Araip1.1, whole genome shotgun sequence genome encodes:
- the LOC107610996 gene encoding uncharacterized protein LOC107610996, whose product MSKPDSLVARILKARYYNRKRFIEAEKGNNPNFTWKSIWGAKEVLDLGGLWKVGTGRNIKIWEDTWLPNQNGFKVWSPRTCFEQEATVDNLINQEENTWKQTLILQIFLPFKANQILALPIDMQRQDDRFYWKFSKKGEYEVKTTYHIIRAHNRSQQLGTCPKNQEKEKWKQLWKMKIPPRSLNFMWRLMHNSLSKKTNIQRRGINCDLICSRYSMSREESEAHLFRDCDWESRFLFVSPFNLQTKAAAGMPLLKWVSTILNQIENERKGLFICCLHGLWHSRNKLLFENENLHRKQFWREQPSLLQKLCVQQIHHHRFKSHLQTVKV is encoded by the coding sequence ATGTCAAAGCCAGACTCACTGGTTGCGAGAATTTTAAAGGCCAGGTACTACAATAGGAAGAGGTTCATTGAAGCTGAGAAGGGCAATAATCCAAATTTCACTTGGAAGAGCATTTGGGGTGCAAAAGAGGTGCTGGATTTGGGTGGTTTATGGAAAGTTGGTACAGGCAGGAATATCAAAATTTGGGAAGATACATGGCTTCCTAATCAAAACGGGTTCAAGGTCTGGAGCCCCAGAACTTGTTTTGAGCAGGAAGCTACAGTGGATAACCTGATCAACCAGGAAGAGAATACATGGAAGCAAACGCTAATTCTACAAATTTTTCTACCTTTTAAAGCAAACCAAATTCTCGCACTCCCTATTGACATGCAGAGACAAGATGATAGATTTTATTGGAAGTTCAGCAAGAAAGGAGAATATGAGGTTAAGACTACTTACCACATAATTAGAGCTCACAACCGAAGCCAACAACTAGGTACCTGTCCGAAAAACCAAGAAAAGGAGAAGTGGAAACAACTGTGGAAGATGAAAATTCCTCCAAGATCTCTGAATTTTATGTGGAGGTtaatgcacaactctctgtcaaaAAAGACAAATATTCAGAGGAGAGGAATTAATTGTGACCTGATCTGTTCTAGGTACTCAATGAGTAGAGAAGAAAGTGAAGCTCACCTTTTCAGAGATTGTGACTGGGAATCTCGTTTTTTGTTCGTGTCACCTTTTAACCTCCAAACAAAAGCTGCCGCTGGAATGCCGTTGCTAAAATGGGTATCGACAATTCTAAACCAAATTGAAAATGAGAGAAAGGGGCTGTTCATTTGTTGCTTGCATGGCCTATGGCATAGTAGAAACAAACTCCTCTTTGAGAACGAAAATTTGCACCGGAAACAATTTTGGAGAGAGCAGCCATCTCTTTTGCAGAAGCTCTGCGTCCAACAAATTCATCACCATCGATTCAAGAGCCACCTCCAGACAGTCAAAGTCTGA